A window of Polaribacter litorisediminis contains these coding sequences:
- a CDS encoding helix-turn-helix domain-containing protein, with translation MIIEDEYIRLIFGLKLKQIRTEKNLSLFGLAKLSGLSKSYLNEIEKGKKYPKTDKILLLSESLEVPYDHFVSLKLDKNLAPIGEILQSKILKEIPLELFGIKENNLIDIIANAPAKVNAFISTIIKIAQNYNLTRESFFLASLRSYQEAHNNYFEDIEIAVEKFANSYHIDLSKRIKSVDLEEILIEEFGYTINDHELSKYDNLTVLRNIYIQKKKILLIDRNISEAQKTFIFAKELAYNHLKIKDRLYTFPWIKFENFDQVLNNFTASYFAGALIIPREILTEKLTNFFELKEWKPLKLHQIINHFNCSQETFYQRLTNILPKFFKIKNLFFLRFTHKEHQSEYKLSKELHITQQQAPHANRNNEHYCRRWVAIKMIQDLENSSKERATFGIQISSYENQKNEYLVLSSATPDPFKKDINRSVTVGMLLSPHLKKKLKFLNENTFQKNIVGVTCETCGVKNCAERIAAPIRLEKENEHKEIAETVDNIINSYN, from the coding sequence ATGATAATAGAAGACGAATACATTCGATTAATCTTTGGTTTAAAACTGAAACAAATTAGGACAGAGAAGAATCTTTCTCTTTTTGGTTTGGCAAAATTATCTGGGCTTTCTAAGTCTTATTTAAATGAAATTGAAAAGGGAAAAAAATACCCTAAAACTGATAAAATCTTATTGCTTTCTGAAAGCTTAGAAGTTCCTTATGACCATTTTGTCTCCTTAAAATTGGATAAAAATCTTGCGCCAATTGGCGAAATTTTACAATCTAAAATTTTAAAAGAAATTCCGTTAGAGCTCTTTGGTATTAAAGAAAACAACTTAATTGATATTATTGCAAATGCCCCTGCAAAAGTAAATGCATTTATAAGCACCATTATAAAGATTGCTCAAAACTACAACTTAACAAGAGAAAGTTTCTTTTTAGCGTCTTTGCGCTCTTACCAAGAAGCGCATAATAATTATTTTGAAGACATTGAAATCGCTGTTGAGAAATTTGCTAATTCGTATCATATAGACTTATCAAAAAGAATAAAATCTGTTGATTTAGAAGAAATTTTAATCGAAGAATTTGGCTATACTATTAATGATCATGAACTTTCTAAATATGATAATTTAACTGTTTTAAGGAATATTTATATCCAAAAAAAGAAAATACTTTTAATAGACAGAAATATTTCTGAAGCACAAAAAACATTTATTTTCGCTAAAGAATTGGCGTATAATCATCTAAAAATTAAAGATAGACTTTACACCTTTCCTTGGATTAAATTTGAGAATTTTGACCAGGTTTTAAATAATTTTACAGCTTCTTATTTCGCTGGTGCTTTAATTATTCCTAGAGAAATTCTAACAGAAAAACTCACAAATTTCTTTGAACTTAAAGAGTGGAAACCTTTAAAATTACATCAAATAATTAATCATTTTAATTGTTCTCAAGAAACTTTTTATCAGCGTTTAACTAATATTTTGCCCAAGTTTTTCAAAATCAAAAACTTATTTTTCCTGCGCTTTACGCACAAAGAGCATCAATCGGAATACAAATTAAGTAAAGAACTACACATTACACAGCAACAAGCTCCGCATGCCAATAGAAATAATGAACATTACTGCAGACGCTGGGTCGCTATTAAAATGATTCAAGATTTAGAAAACTCATCAAAAGAAAGAGCCACTTTTGGCATTCAAATTTCGTCCTATGAAAATCAAAAAAACGAATATTTGGTGCTTTCTTCTGCAACACCAGATCCTTTTAAAAAAGACATCAACAGAAGTGTAACCGTCGGAATGTTGCTTTCACCTCATTTAAAAAAGAAACTTAAGTTTTTAAATGAAAACACTTTTCAGAAAAATATTGTTGGCGTAACTTGTGAGACTTGTGGGGTAAAAAATTGCGCAGAAAGAATTGCAGCACCCATCCGTTTAGAAAAAGAAAACGAACATAAAGAAATTGCCGAAACAGTTGACAATATTATTAATTCTTACAATTAA
- a CDS encoding acyl-CoA carboxylase subunit beta, producing MDINFNKNEDYNKLLVSDLKRRFAKVKLGGGQKRIDKHHEKGKMTARERVDYLLDSKAKSIEIGAFAGQDMYAEHGGCPSGGVVVKIGYIKGKQCIVVANDATVKAGAWFPITGKKNLRAQEISIENRLPIIYLVDSAGVYLPMQDEIFPDKEHFGRIFRNNAVMSSMGITQISAVMGSCVAGGAYLPIMSDEALIVDKTASIFLAGSYLVKAAIGESIDNETLGGATTHCEISGVTDYKAKDDKDALDKIKFIVDKIGDYDKAGFSKTESFPPKEKEDDIFGILPKERNAQYDMLEIIKRLVDNSEFEQYKEGYGQTILTGYARIDGWAVGIVANQRKLVKTKKGEMQFGGVIYNDSADKSTRFIANCNQKKIPLVFLQDVTGFMVGSKSEHGGIIKDGAKMVNAVSNSVVPKFTIIIGNSYGAGNYAMCGKAYDPRLIVAWPSAELAVMSGNSAAKVLLQIETASLKKRGEEITPEKEAELFDKIKSRYDNQVSPYYAAARIWTDGIINPLDTRTWISMGIEAANHAPIEKKFNMGVLQV from the coding sequence ATGGATATCAACTTCAATAAAAACGAAGATTACAACAAACTTTTAGTGTCTGATTTAAAAAGACGTTTTGCCAAAGTAAAATTAGGCGGTGGTCAAAAAAGAATAGACAAACATCACGAAAAAGGAAAAATGACTGCTCGAGAAAGAGTTGATTATTTATTAGATAGCAAAGCTAAATCGATTGAAATCGGTGCTTTTGCAGGTCAAGATATGTACGCCGAACATGGCGGCTGTCCTTCTGGAGGTGTTGTTGTTAAAATAGGATACATTAAAGGTAAGCAGTGTATTGTAGTTGCCAATGACGCTACTGTAAAAGCAGGCGCCTGGTTCCCTATTACCGGAAAAAAGAATTTACGGGCACAAGAAATATCCATAGAAAATAGATTGCCAATTATTTACTTAGTAGATTCTGCTGGAGTTTATCTACCTATGCAAGATGAAATTTTTCCTGACAAAGAACATTTTGGACGTATTTTTAGAAACAATGCTGTAATGAGTAGCATGGGAATTACACAAATTTCTGCTGTTATGGGAAGTTGTGTTGCGGGTGGTGCTTACTTACCAATTATGAGCGACGAGGCTTTAATTGTAGATAAAACTGCTAGTATTTTTCTTGCTGGAAGTTACCTTGTAAAAGCTGCTATTGGCGAATCTATTGACAATGAAACTTTAGGAGGCGCCACGACACATTGCGAAATTTCTGGGGTTACAGATTACAAAGCCAAAGATGATAAAGATGCTCTTGATAAAATAAAATTTATTGTTGATAAAATCGGCGATTATGACAAAGCTGGTTTTAGTAAAACCGAATCTTTTCCTCCCAAAGAGAAAGAGGATGATATTTTTGGAATTCTGCCAAAAGAGCGAAATGCTCAATATGACATGTTAGAAATTATTAAGCGTTTGGTCGATAATTCTGAATTTGAACAATACAAAGAAGGCTATGGACAAACCATTTTAACAGGGTATGCAAGAATAGATGGTTGGGCTGTAGGTATTGTTGCCAATCAGCGAAAATTAGTAAAAACTAAGAAAGGAGAAATGCAGTTTGGCGGAGTTATTTACAACGATTCTGCTGATAAGTCAACCCGATTTATTGCCAATTGTAATCAGAAAAAAATACCTTTAGTTTTCTTACAAGATGTTACTGGTTTTATGGTAGGATCTAAATCAGAACATGGCGGTATCATAAAAGATGGTGCAAAAATGGTCAATGCTGTAAGCAATTCTGTGGTTCCAAAATTCACTATTATAATCGGTAATTCTTATGGTGCAGGAAATTATGCCATGTGCGGTAAGGCGTACGACCCAAGATTAATTGTTGCTTGGCCAAGTGCAGAACTCGCGGTGATGAGTGGTAATTCTGCTGCGAAAGTTTTATTACAGATAGAAACAGCATCACTTAAAAAACGTGGAGAAGAAATTACGCCTGAAAAAGAAGCTGAACTTTTTGATAAAATAAAATCACGTTACGATAACCAAGTATCTCCTTATTACGCAGCGGCAAGAATTTGGACCGATGGCATTATCAATCCGTTAGACACCCGAACTTGGATTTCTATGGGAATTGAAGCTGCAAACCATGCTCCTATTGAAAAGAAATTTAACATGGGCGTTTTACAGGTCTAA